The following coding sequences lie in one Azospirillum humicireducens genomic window:
- a CDS encoding HAD family hydrolase, with protein MNGIHRPGGAPGTQTFETIGFDGDDTLWHNESLFSMTQDRFRALLAHAADPTDLDRRLLEAERANLRVYGYGIKGFVLSMIETAIAVTDGNVAARDLQSLIDFGKAMLDHPVELLPGVAEVVEALSSRYRLVLITKGDLFDQESKIARSGLSDLFHAVEIVSEKDPSTYRRVMNRHGIEPERFLMVGNSVRSDILPVLATGAHAVHIPYAITWAHEEAEVPDDHYRRLDSVRDLPALLSAW; from the coding sequence ATGAACGGCATACACAGACCCGGCGGCGCACCCGGAACGCAGACCTTCGAGACCATCGGCTTCGATGGAGACGACACGCTGTGGCACAACGAATCGCTATTCTCGATGACGCAGGACCGCTTCCGGGCCCTGCTGGCCCATGCCGCCGACCCGACCGATCTCGACCGACGGCTGCTTGAGGCGGAACGGGCCAATCTCCGGGTCTATGGTTACGGCATCAAAGGCTTCGTGCTGTCGATGATCGAGACGGCGATCGCGGTCACTGACGGCAACGTCGCCGCCCGCGACCTGCAAAGCCTGATCGATTTCGGCAAGGCGATGCTGGACCATCCGGTGGAGTTGCTGCCCGGCGTGGCGGAGGTCGTGGAGGCGCTGTCTTCGCGTTACCGGCTGGTCCTGATCACCAAGGGCGACCTGTTCGACCAGGAAAGCAAAATTGCCCGCTCCGGTCTGTCGGACCTGTTCCACGCGGTGGAGATCGTCAGCGAGAAGGATCCGTCGACCTACCGGCGGGTGATGAACCGCCACGGCATCGAGCCGGAGCGCTTCCTGATGGTCGGCAACTCGGTCCGGTCGGACATCCTGCCGGTGCTGGCGACCGGCGCCCACGCCGTTCATATTCCCTATGCCATCACCTGGGCCCATGAAGAGGCCGAGGTGCCCGACGACCATTACCGGCGGCTGGACTCGGTGCGCGACCTGCCCGCACTGCTGTCGGCCTGGTGA
- a CDS encoding type III PLP-dependent enzyme — translation MTQKIARFFEEQRPQTPCLVIDLDVVEQNYNDLHDALPDARIFYAVKANPAAEILSLLARLGSAFDCASVPEIQMALAAGATPDRISFGNTIKKEGDIRRAFELGVRLFAFDSEPELEKIERAAPGARVFCRILTSGEGAEWPLSRKFGCDLTMARELLLKARDMNVQPYGVSFHVGSQQKDLMQWDHAIFQVAQLFRELEVLGVDLGMINLGGGFPTRYRTDVPECTAYGQAIFDSLRTHFGNHLPETIVEPGRGMVGSAGIIESEVVLVSRKSAEDTKRWVYLDIGKFGGLAETMDEAIQYPIEVLGDEPDDDREAVILAGPTCDSADVLYERADYKMPMGLKAGDRVRIHATGAYTTTYSAVCFNGFAPLQHYCI, via the coding sequence ATGACCCAGAAGATTGCGCGCTTTTTCGAAGAGCAGCGCCCGCAGACCCCTTGCCTCGTCATCGATCTGGACGTGGTCGAGCAGAACTACAACGATCTGCACGACGCCCTGCCCGACGCCCGCATCTTCTATGCGGTGAAGGCGAACCCGGCCGCGGAAATCCTCAGCCTGCTGGCCCGTCTCGGCTCGGCCTTCGACTGCGCCTCGGTCCCGGAAATCCAGATGGCGCTGGCGGCCGGCGCCACCCCGGACCGCATCTCCTTCGGCAACACCATCAAGAAGGAAGGCGACATCCGCCGCGCCTTCGAGCTGGGCGTGCGCCTGTTCGCCTTCGACAGCGAGCCGGAACTGGAGAAGATCGAGCGCGCCGCCCCCGGCGCCCGCGTTTTCTGCCGCATCCTGACCTCGGGCGAGGGCGCCGAATGGCCGCTGTCGCGCAAGTTCGGCTGCGACCTGACGATGGCGCGCGAGCTGCTGCTGAAGGCCCGCGACATGAACGTGCAGCCCTATGGCGTGTCGTTCCATGTCGGCTCGCAGCAGAAGGACCTGATGCAGTGGGACCACGCCATCTTCCAGGTGGCGCAGCTGTTCCGCGAGCTTGAGGTGCTGGGCGTCGATCTGGGCATGATCAACCTGGGCGGCGGCTTCCCCACCCGCTACCGCACCGACGTGCCGGAATGCACCGCCTACGGCCAGGCGATCTTCGACTCGCTGCGCACCCATTTCGGCAACCATCTGCCGGAAACCATCGTGGAGCCGGGCCGCGGCATGGTCGGCAGTGCCGGCATCATCGAGAGCGAAGTGGTCCTGGTCTCGCGCAAGTCGGCCGAGGACACCAAGCGCTGGGTCTATCTGGACATCGGCAAGTTCGGCGGTCTGGCCGAGACGATGGACGAAGCAATCCAATACCCGATCGAGGTGCTGGGCGACGAGCCGGACGACGACCGTGAGGCGGTGATCCTGGCCGGCCCGACCTGTGACAGCGCCGACGTGCTGTATGAGCGTGCCGACTACAAGATGCCGATGGGTCTGAAGGCCGGCGACCGCGTGCGCATCCATGCCACCGGTGCGTACACCACGACCTACTCGGCCGTCTGCTTCAACGGCTTCGCACCGCTGCAGCATTACTGCATCTGA
- a CDS encoding DUF1127 domain-containing protein: MATLLHSAETGHTTSTFSHIVEMASNLLGLWRQRVVTRRELGYLDDRMLQDIGFSRLDAEREMSKPFWRE, encoded by the coding sequence ATGGCAACCCTTCTGCATTCGGCCGAGACCGGCCACACCACCTCCACCTTCTCCCATATCGTCGAAATGGCCTCGAACCTGCTGGGCCTGTGGCGCCAGCGCGTTGTGACCCGTCGTGAGCTGGGCTATCTGGACGACCGTATGCTCCAGGACATCGGCTTCAGCCGCCTGGACGCCGAGCGCGAGATGTCCAAGCCGTTCTGGCGCGAATGA
- a CDS encoding O-acetylhomoserine aminocarboxypropyltransferase: MAGAKFLKFDTQTLHAGQRPDPATGARAVPIHLTSSYVFSDVDQAAALFNLERPGHIYSRISNPTVAVLEERLATLEGGVGAVCTASGQAAMTLAIMTLMGAGGHIVASSSIYGGSRNLLAYTLPRFGITTTFVHPRDLDGIRAAIRPETRLVFGEVLGNPGLEVLDVPKVAAIAHEAGIPLMIDSTFTTPYLCRPFEHGADIVMHSCTKWLSGHGTAIGGVVIDGGRFDWEASGKFPTLTEPYAGYHGIDFAEEYGPAAFIARARAEGLRDFGACMSPMNAFQILQGVETLPLRMKCHIHNARKVVCFLEGELNVEKGAVAWVSYPELVDHPDHALASRLLPHGAGSIISFGIRGSGAGGSREAGRRFIESLTLFSHLANVGDAKSLVIHPASTTHAQLDAEALAAAGVGEDMIRLSIGLEDCDDLIDDLKQALRAATKG, encoded by the coding sequence ATGGCCGGCGCCAAGTTCCTGAAGTTCGATACGCAGACTCTGCATGCGGGGCAGCGGCCCGATCCGGCGACCGGGGCGCGCGCGGTTCCGATCCACCTGACCTCCTCCTACGTCTTCAGCGACGTCGATCAGGCGGCGGCCCTGTTCAACCTGGAACGGCCAGGGCACATCTATTCACGCATCTCCAACCCCACCGTCGCGGTTCTGGAGGAACGGCTGGCGACGCTGGAGGGCGGGGTGGGCGCCGTCTGCACCGCCAGCGGTCAGGCCGCCATGACGCTGGCGATCATGACGCTGATGGGGGCGGGCGGGCATATCGTCGCCTCCTCCTCGATCTATGGCGGCAGCCGCAATCTGTTGGCCTACACGCTGCCGCGATTCGGCATCACCACGACCTTCGTTCATCCGCGCGACCTCGACGGCATCCGCGCGGCGATCCGGCCGGAGACCCGGCTGGTCTTCGGCGAGGTGCTGGGCAATCCGGGGCTCGAGGTGCTGGACGTGCCGAAGGTCGCGGCCATCGCGCACGAGGCCGGCATCCCGCTGATGATCGATTCGACCTTCACCACCCCCTATCTCTGCCGTCCGTTCGAGCATGGCGCCGATATCGTCATGCATTCCTGCACCAAGTGGCTGAGCGGGCACGGCACCGCCATCGGCGGCGTGGTGATCGACGGCGGTCGCTTCGATTGGGAGGCCTCGGGCAAATTCCCGACCCTGACCGAGCCCTATGCCGGCTATCACGGCATCGATTTCGCCGAGGAATATGGCCCGGCCGCCTTCATCGCCCGCGCCCGCGCCGAGGGACTGCGCGATTTCGGCGCCTGCATGAGCCCGATGAACGCCTTCCAGATCCTGCAGGGGGTGGAAACGCTGCCGTTGCGGATGAAGTGCCACATCCACAACGCCCGCAAGGTCGTCTGCTTCCTGGAAGGGGAGCTGAATGTCGAGAAGGGTGCCGTCGCCTGGGTTTCCTACCCGGAACTGGTGGACCATCCCGACCATGCGCTGGCTTCCCGGCTGCTGCCGCACGGCGCCGGCTCCATCATTTCCTTCGGCATCCGCGGCAGTGGGGCGGGCGGCAGCCGCGAGGCCGGGCGCCGCTTCATCGAGTCGCTGACCCTGTTCTCGCACCTCGCCAATGTCGGCGACGCCAAGTCTCTGGTCATCCATCCCGCCAGCACCACCCACGCCCAACTCGATGCGGAGGCGCTCGCCGCCGCCGGGGTGGGGGAGGACATGATCCGTCTGTCCATCGGGCTGGAGGACTGTGACGACCTGATCGACGACCTGAAGCAGGCGCTGCGCGCCGCCACCAAGGGCTGA
- the queC gene encoding 7-cyano-7-deazaguanine synthase QueC yields the protein MAEPDKTMGVPKQAVVLVSGGLDSTTVLAIAKAEGYRVNALSFRYGQRHSVELEAARRVVAAMGVERHVIADIDLRAFGGSALTDSIDVPKHDSAAELEAGLEQGIPVTYVPARNTVFLSFALAWAETLGASDLFIGVNALDYSGYPDCRPDYIAAFETLANLATKAGVEGTSRFKIHAPLMTLDKAAIVRRGLELGVDYGLTHSCYDPTPEGLSCGACDSCLLRLKGFAEAGLSDPIRYDSGMIS from the coding sequence ATGGCGGAACCGGACAAGACGATGGGCGTTCCGAAGCAAGCCGTGGTGCTGGTCAGCGGCGGTCTCGATTCGACGACGGTGCTCGCCATCGCCAAAGCGGAGGGCTATCGCGTCAACGCCCTCAGCTTCCGCTACGGCCAGCGCCATTCGGTGGAGCTGGAGGCGGCGCGCCGAGTGGTCGCGGCGATGGGGGTGGAGCGGCATGTGATCGCCGACATCGATCTGCGCGCCTTCGGCGGTTCTGCGCTCACCGACAGCATCGACGTCCCCAAGCATGACAGCGCCGCAGAGCTGGAGGCCGGACTGGAGCAGGGCATTCCCGTCACCTATGTGCCGGCGCGCAACACCGTCTTCCTGTCCTTCGCGCTGGCCTGGGCGGAAACGCTGGGGGCGTCCGACCTGTTCATCGGTGTCAACGCTCTGGATTATTCCGGCTATCCCGACTGCCGTCCGGACTATATCGCGGCCTTCGAAACCCTGGCCAATCTGGCCACCAAGGCCGGTGTGGAGGGGACGAGCCGGTTCAAGATCCACGCGCCGCTGATGACGCTGGACAAGGCCGCGATCGTCCGCCGCGGGCTGGAGCTTGGGGTGGATTACGGCCTCACCCACTCCTGCTACGATCCGACGCCGGAAGGGCTGTCCTGTGGAGCCTGCGACAGCTGCCTGTTGCGGCTGAAGGGCTTTGCCGAAGCCGGACTGAGTGACCCAATCCGTTACGATTCCGGAATGATATCGTAA
- a CDS encoding tripartite tricarboxylate transporter permease has product MMDVLANLWLGLGVSVEPMNLVYCFLGALIGTLIGVLPGLGPTATVALLLPITFYLPPVGALIMLAGIFYGAQYGGSTTAILVKLPGESSSVMTCLDGNAMARQGRGGVALATAALASLFAGCVTTLVIALAGPPLAGMALAFGPSEYVALMLVGLIGAVTLAHGSVVKAVAMILVGLLLSMVGTDVNSGQMRFTFDIPQLYDGLDFVPLAMGLFGLADIIINLEETEGRGIEPSPVHRLWPSWQDFKDAFPATVRGTALGAFLGILPGGGATLSAFSSYALEKKVARDPSAFGKGAIQGVAGPEAANNAGAQASFIPMLSLGIPSNAVMALMIGAMMIHGITPGPQIMTKQPDLFWGMIASMLVGNVMLVVLNLPLIGLWVRLLRVPYAYLFPAILVFCCIGTYSLKNDVFDVLLMAGFGVFGYVLKKLDCEPAPLLLGFVLGPLLEENLSRAMLLSQGDPTVFVTRPISAGLIAVAAGLLALILLPAFRRQREAAFKD; this is encoded by the coding sequence ATGATGGACGTCCTTGCCAATCTCTGGCTCGGGCTGGGTGTGTCGGTCGAGCCGATGAACCTGGTCTATTGCTTCCTCGGCGCCCTGATCGGCACGCTGATCGGCGTCCTGCCAGGACTGGGGCCGACGGCGACGGTGGCGCTGCTGCTGCCGATCACCTTCTACCTGCCACCGGTGGGGGCGCTGATCATGCTGGCCGGCATCTTCTATGGCGCCCAGTATGGCGGATCGACCACGGCCATCCTGGTGAAGCTGCCGGGCGAATCCTCCTCCGTCATGACATGTCTGGATGGCAACGCCATGGCGCGGCAGGGGCGCGGCGGCGTGGCCTTGGCGACGGCGGCGCTGGCCTCGCTGTTCGCGGGCTGCGTCACCACCCTGGTCATCGCGCTGGCCGGTCCGCCGCTGGCCGGAATGGCGTTGGCCTTCGGCCCTTCGGAATATGTGGCGCTGATGCTGGTCGGCCTGATCGGTGCGGTGACCCTCGCCCATGGCTCGGTGGTGAAGGCGGTGGCGATGATCCTGGTCGGGCTTCTGCTGTCGATGGTCGGCACCGACGTCAACTCCGGCCAGATGCGCTTCACCTTCGACATTCCGCAGCTGTATGACGGGCTGGACTTCGTGCCGCTGGCGATGGGGTTGTTCGGCCTCGCCGACATCATCATCAACCTGGAGGAGACGGAGGGGCGGGGCATCGAGCCCTCGCCGGTCCACCGGCTGTGGCCGAGCTGGCAGGACTTCAAGGACGCCTTCCCGGCCACCGTGCGCGGCACGGCGCTGGGCGCCTTCCTGGGCATCCTGCCGGGGGGTGGGGCGACGCTCAGCGCCTTCTCCTCCTATGCGCTGGAAAAGAAGGTGGCGCGCGACCCCTCTGCCTTCGGCAAGGGTGCCATCCAGGGCGTCGCCGGGCCGGAGGCTGCGAACAATGCCGGCGCCCAGGCAAGCTTCATCCCGATGCTGAGCCTTGGCATCCCGTCCAACGCGGTGATGGCGCTGATGATCGGCGCCATGATGATCCATGGCATCACGCCGGGGCCGCAGATCATGACCAAGCAGCCGGACCTGTTCTGGGGCATGATCGCCAGCATGCTGGTCGGCAACGTCATGCTGGTGGTGCTGAACCTGCCGCTGATCGGTCTGTGGGTGCGGCTTCTGCGCGTGCCCTATGCCTATCTGTTCCCGGCGATCCTGGTCTTCTGCTGCATCGGCACCTACAGCCTGAAGAACGACGTGTTCGATGTGCTGCTGATGGCCGGCTTCGGCGTGTTCGGCTATGTGCTGAAGAAGCTGGATTGCGAGCCGGCGCCGCTGCTGCTCGGCTTCGTCCTCGGTCCCCTGCTGGAGGAGAATCTGAGCCGCGCCATGCTGCTGTCGCAGGGCGATCCGACTGTCTTCGTCACCCGCCCGATCAGTGCCGGTCTGATAGCCGTGGCCGCCGGACTGCTGGCCCTCATCCTGCTGCCGGCCTTCCGCCGCCAGCGCGAGGCGGCATTCAAGGACTAG
- a CDS encoding alpha/beta fold hydrolase, which yields MQLTVNGTPVFVHTGGREVDPARPAVVLIHGAGMDHSVWSLQSRYLAHHGRSVLAVDLPGHGRSGGEPLGSIAAIADWVIALLDAAGLERAVLIGHSMGALVALDAAARHGARVEAVALLGVAERMPVHPDLLAAAHAGEQSAIEMVIGWGHGPRGHGGAQGGSCPTPGLALIPGGRRLMASVRPGVLGADLAACNEYGQGAEAAASVACPSLFLLGALDKMTPAKAGRALAACVKSSQVVVLPQTGHMVMTEAPDAVLDSLTSFLSLRRG from the coding sequence ATGCAGTTGACCGTCAACGGAACCCCCGTCTTCGTCCACACCGGCGGCCGGGAGGTCGATCCCGCGCGGCCGGCCGTCGTGCTGATCCACGGCGCCGGCATGGACCACAGCGTGTGGAGCCTGCAAAGCCGCTATCTCGCTCACCATGGCCGCTCGGTGCTGGCGGTCGATCTGCCGGGCCACGGCCGGTCCGGCGGGGAACCGCTGGGCAGCATCGCCGCCATCGCCGACTGGGTGATCGCCCTGCTGGACGCCGCCGGGCTGGAACGGGCGGTGCTGATCGGCCATTCGATGGGTGCGCTTGTGGCCCTGGACGCTGCCGCCCGTCATGGCGCGCGGGTGGAGGCGGTGGCGCTGCTGGGCGTGGCGGAGCGCATGCCGGTGCACCCGGACCTGCTGGCTGCCGCCCATGCCGGCGAACAGTCGGCCATTGAGATGGTGATCGGCTGGGGCCATGGGCCGCGCGGCCATGGCGGCGCCCAGGGCGGCAGTTGCCCGACCCCTGGCCTTGCGCTGATCCCCGGCGGTCGCCGGCTCATGGCATCGGTGCGGCCGGGCGTGCTGGGGGCCGATCTTGCGGCCTGCAATGAGTATGGGCAGGGGGCGGAGGCCGCCGCGTCGGTCGCCTGCCCCTCTCTGTTCCTGCTGGGCGCGCTGGACAAGATGACGCCGGCCAAGGCAGGACGCGCTCTGGCCGCCTGCGTCAAATCCTCGCAGGTCGTCGTCCTGCCGCAGACCGGGCATATGGTGATGACCGAGGCGCCCGATGCAGTGCTTGATTCGTTGACCTCTTTCCTGTCCTTGCGGCGGGGGTGA
- a CDS encoding tripartite tricarboxylate transporter substrate binding protein, whose product MMTAAPLPPRMAGGRAVSFLIAAFAALMLWLAGSPAAVQAAYPEKPITMIVAYGAGGSTDVTARMLAPYIERHLGGGRIVILNRPGAGGEIGFAAIADAPADGYTIGFINTPNLITIPIERQARYALERLDPLVNIVDDPGVMTVRADSPFRSVADVVEFAKGNPGALTVGSTGIGSDDHLAMLLLERQARVRMTHVPFAGSAENYRAMLGSHTKICDQNLGEGLRGIAAGDPVRMLGVMSRTRWDMAPELPTFREQGYAIDMVSMRGIGAPKGLPPDIRSTLTEAITKAAMDPEFQAKARETFQPLRIVGPDAFAAELKQLDGEFRTLWTEMPWK is encoded by the coding sequence ATGATGACTGCAGCGCCCCTCCCCCCGCGCATGGCCGGCGGCCGCGCCGTGTCCTTCCTGATTGCGGCGTTCGCGGCCCTGATGCTGTGGCTTGCGGGTTCTCCCGCAGCGGTGCAGGCCGCCTATCCCGAAAAGCCGATCACCATGATCGTCGCCTATGGCGCCGGGGGCTCCACCGACGTGACGGCGCGGATGCTGGCACCCTACATCGAGCGCCATCTCGGCGGCGGGCGCATCGTCATCCTGAACCGGCCGGGGGCCGGCGGCGAGATCGGCTTCGCCGCCATCGCCGACGCCCCAGCGGATGGCTATACGATCGGCTTCATCAACACGCCCAACCTGATCACCATCCCGATCGAACGGCAGGCGCGCTATGCGCTGGAGCGGCTGGACCCGCTGGTGAACATCGTCGACGATCCGGGCGTGATGACCGTTCGTGCCGACAGCCCGTTCCGGTCGGTCGCCGACGTGGTTGAATTCGCGAAGGGCAATCCTGGCGCGCTTACCGTCGGCTCGACCGGCATCGGTTCCGACGACCATCTCGCCATGCTTCTCCTCGAACGGCAGGCCAGGGTGAGGATGACCCATGTGCCGTTCGCCGGCAGCGCCGAGAATTACCGTGCGATGTTGGGTTCCCACACCAAGATCTGCGACCAGAACCTGGGCGAAGGGCTGCGTGGGATCGCCGCCGGCGATCCCGTGCGCATGCTGGGGGTGATGAGCCGGACGCGGTGGGACATGGCGCCGGAGTTGCCGACCTTCCGCGAACAGGGCTATGCCATCGACATGGTGTCCATGCGCGGCATCGGCGCCCCGAAGGGCTTGCCGCCCGACATCCGCAGCACGCTGACCGAGGCAATCACCAAGGCCGCGATGGACCCGGAGTTCCAGGCCAAGGCACGCGAGACCTTTCAGCCCTTGCGCATCGTCGGCCCCGACGCCTTCGCCGCCGAACTGAAGCAGCTGGACGGCGAGTTCCGCACCCTGTGGACCGAAATGCCTTGGAAATGA
- a CDS encoding tripartite tricarboxylate transporter TctB family protein, with amino-acid sequence MTHTLRSPRPAAPRLRSPQDLAAGLLLSAIALGGLWLARGWEAGSLAMMQAGFFPRLVCYLLLAAGLASLLRGLTAEGPATLAWAWRPSVAITVAVIAFAALLDRLGLVLAILALIGIGGLAGRPLRPGPFTALWATLATSCVAIFSWGLGLPLQIWP; translated from the coding sequence ATGACACACACCCTGAGATCGCCCCGGCCGGCCGCCCCCCGGCTGAGATCGCCCCAGGATCTCGCGGCCGGACTGCTGCTCAGTGCCATCGCCCTCGGCGGGCTCTGGCTGGCGCGCGGCTGGGAGGCGGGATCGCTGGCCATGATGCAGGCCGGTTTCTTCCCGCGCCTGGTCTGCTATCTCCTGCTGGCGGCGGGACTGGCGTCCCTGCTGCGCGGATTGACGGCGGAAGGGCCGGCGACGCTGGCCTGGGCATGGAGGCCGTCGGTTGCCATCACCGTCGCCGTGATCGCCTTCGCGGCTCTGCTCGACAGGCTGGGTCTGGTGCTCGCCATCCTGGCGCTGATCGGCATCGGCGGATTGGCCGGACGGCCGCTGCGCCCCGGCCCCTTCACCGCATTGTGGGCCACGCTGGCCACGAGCTGCGTCGCCATCTTTTCCTGGGGGCTGGGCCTGCCGCTCCAGATCTGGCCATGA
- a CDS encoding cupin domain-containing protein produces MTLLPLPDLAGIAPETGAPAADRILSGTPVFTTWNDYESADGKRFAGTWRSTPGSWRIVYEEWEYCEILEGESVVAHEDGRSWTLTAGDRFVIEPGFQGSWTVVATTTKRYVVVLP; encoded by the coding sequence ATGACCCTGCTTCCCCTGCCCGACCTGGCCGGCATCGCCCCCGAAACCGGCGCCCCGGCCGCCGACCGCATCCTCTCCGGAACCCCGGTCTTCACCACATGGAATGATTACGAATCGGCCGACGGCAAGCGGTTCGCCGGCACTTGGCGCTCGACTCCGGGTTCCTGGCGCATCGTCTATGAGGAGTGGGAGTATTGCGAGATTCTGGAGGGCGAGAGCGTCGTCGCCCATGAGGATGGCCGCTCCTGGACACTCACGGCTGGCGACCGTTTCGTCATCGAACCGGGTTTCCAAGGCAGCTGGACGGTGGTCGCGACCACGACCAAGCGTTACGTGGTTGTCCTGCCCTGA
- a CDS encoding sensor histidine kinase — MQAGERLVGVPCRLSDGAVAVLSTDGRILRVGQAAAEMLGHAPQALTGTMLDLHVHPGDLQEAQQRLRIRAAAPAGSSGRTIFRLRHADGGWRWLEVTVRNELDEPEIGGLVLTFRDVNDAIALSERLRASEARYRTLAEAAPVGILQADAAGQVLFANARLSAITGVEPDRLLGDGWLRAVHPDDRARVVSEWRTEPGRDPQSTDFRFHDPEGTGADRRVMCQRILMEDGGIIATITDVSEYLHTANALRLSEARTEAILDTVAEAILTVDEAGILLGFNRAAEAMFGVPAGELLWRPLDRLIPLAHLREEDGIRLDFEPGQTTALVARDRAAEAERADGTRFPVELSVSASEVEGRRIYTAILRDVTERRRAEAELLAAKDAAEAADRAKSTFIAAMSHELRTPLNAVIGFSQLLEVRTEAEPASGRGQQRDCIAAIRQAGEQLLAIIDDILDMARVEAGGLSLAEEPVDLSALAAQAVANLEFQASHRSVTVEVVADGDLPPIRGDARRLRQALDNLLSNAIKFSHPHGVVTLTMAPATDGWVELAVRDRGIGMRADDIATALTPFAQVDQSATRRYEGIGLGLPLALRLVEAHGGTLTLEGKPDQGCTATVRLPPARVMTVEDMLATMM; from the coding sequence TTGCAGGCAGGCGAACGGTTGGTCGGCGTCCCGTGCCGCCTGTCGGACGGAGCGGTTGCGGTGCTGTCGACGGACGGTCGCATCCTCAGGGTCGGCCAAGCGGCGGCGGAGATGCTGGGGCACGCGCCACAGGCGCTCACCGGCACCATGCTGGACCTGCATGTTCATCCCGGGGATCTGCAGGAGGCGCAGCAGCGGCTTCGCATCCGGGCCGCCGCTCCGGCCGGAAGCAGCGGCCGCACCATCTTCCGGCTCCGCCATGCCGATGGCGGCTGGCGCTGGCTGGAGGTGACCGTCCGCAACGAACTGGACGAGCCGGAGATTGGCGGGCTGGTCCTGACCTTCCGCGACGTCAATGACGCCATCGCCCTGTCGGAGCGGCTGCGCGCCAGCGAGGCGCGCTATCGCACACTGGCGGAGGCGGCGCCGGTCGGCATCCTTCAGGCCGATGCAGCCGGTCAGGTGCTGTTCGCCAACGCCCGTCTTTCCGCCATCACCGGGGTGGAGCCCGACCGGCTGCTCGGCGACGGCTGGCTCCGTGCGGTCCATCCCGACGACCGGGCGCGGGTGGTGTCGGAATGGCGGACCGAGCCGGGCCGGGATCCGCAGTCCACCGATTTCCGCTTCCACGATCCGGAGGGGACGGGCGCCGACCGCCGGGTGATGTGCCAGCGCATCCTGATGGAGGATGGCGGCATCATCGCCACCATCACCGATGTCAGCGAATATCTGCACACCGCCAACGCCCTGCGCCTGTCGGAGGCGCGCACCGAAGCGATCCTCGATACGGTCGCCGAGGCCATCCTCACCGTGGATGAGGCCGGCATCCTGCTCGGCTTCAACCGTGCGGCAGAGGCGATGTTCGGTGTTCCGGCCGGTGAGCTGCTGTGGCGCCCGCTCGACCGGCTGATCCCGCTGGCCCATCTGCGGGAGGAGGACGGCATCCGGCTGGACTTCGAGCCCGGCCAGACAACCGCCCTGGTTGCCCGCGATCGTGCCGCCGAAGCGGAACGTGCCGATGGCACACGATTCCCAGTCGAATTGTCGGTCAGCGCCAGCGAGGTGGAGGGGCGGCGGATCTATACAGCCATCCTGCGCGATGTGACCGAACGGCGCCGGGCGGAAGCCGAACTGCTGGCGGCCAAGGATGCGGCCGAGGCGGCTGACCGCGCCAAATCGACCTTCATCGCCGCCATGAGTCATGAACTGCGCACCCCGCTGAACGCAGTGATCGGCTTTTCCCAGCTGCTGGAGGTGCGGACGGAGGCGGAGCCGGCGAGCGGTCGGGGGCAACAGCGCGATTGCATCGCCGCCATCAGGCAGGCCGGCGAGCAGCTGCTGGCCATCATCGACGATATCCTCGACATGGCGCGGGTCGAGGCCGGCGGACTGTCACTGGCCGAGGAGCCGGTCGACCTGTCGGCGCTCGCCGCCCAGGCCGTGGCCAACCTGGAGTTCCAGGCCAGCCACCGGAGCGTGACGGTCGAGGTGGTCGCCGACGGCGATCTGCCGCCGATACGGGGCGATGCGCGGCGCCTGCGCCAAGCGCTGGACAACCTGCTGTCCAACGCCATCAAGTTCAGCCATCCCCACGGCGTTGTGACGCTGACCATGGCGCCCGCCACCGATGGCTGGGTGGAACTGGCGGTGCGTGACCGTGGCATCGGCATGCGGGCGGACGACATCGCGACCGCCCTGACGCCCTTCGCGCAGGTCGATCAGAGCGCCACCCGCCGATACGAGGGGATCGGCCTCGGCCTGCCGCTTGCGCTGCGTCTGGTGGAGGCGCATGGCGGCACCCTGACGCTGGAGGGCAAGCCCGATCAGGGCTGTACCGCAACCGTCCGGCTGCCGCCTGCGCGCGTCATGACCGTCGAGGACATGCTGGCCACGATGATGTGA